The proteins below come from a single Roseiflexus sp. RS-1 genomic window:
- a CDS encoding energy-coupling factor ABC transporter substrate-binding protein: MSSKPFGWTTSLILLLVVVVLAIVPLLMVRDSEFEGADAIAETAITEVAPDYEPWFAPIFEPPGGETESLLFALQAGLGAGLIGYFFGLKHGERRRRD, encoded by the coding sequence ATGAGCAGCAAACCGTTTGGGTGGACGACATCGCTGATCCTGCTGCTGGTCGTCGTTGTGCTGGCGATTGTTCCGTTGTTGATGGTCCGCGACTCGGAGTTCGAGGGTGCGGATGCGATTGCAGAAACGGCGATCACCGAAGTTGCGCCGGATTACGAGCCGTGGTTTGCGCCGATCTTCGAGCCGCCGGGCGGTGAGACGGAGAGCTTGCTTTTTGCGCTTCAGGCGGGGCTTGGCGCCGGATTGATCGGCTACTTTTTCGGTCTCAAACATGGCGAGCGCCGCCGCCGCGATTAG
- a CDS encoding energy-coupling factor ABC transporter ATP-binding protein, which produces MSALLEFDDLHYTFPGSAIPALRGASLLIATGQRIALLGRNGAGKSTLLLHANGILRPAKGQVRLEGAPLEYTRRGLLRVRRQVGLVFQNPDDQLFSASVLQDISFGPMNLGLSIADVRRRVAEAADLCGISNLLDRPTHALSGGQKSLVALAGVLAMAPRVLLVDETTSGLDPWMRHQIFAIFDRLVEQGVTVLLATHDLTVARQWADTVVVMHEGRVVASAPPMQVFADPDLRALVGPALL; this is translated from the coding sequence ATGAGTGCGCTGCTCGAATTCGATGACCTGCACTACACCTTTCCCGGCAGCGCTATCCCGGCGCTGCGCGGTGCGTCGCTATTGATCGCAACCGGGCAGCGTATCGCCCTGTTAGGACGCAACGGCGCCGGCAAGAGCACGCTTCTGCTGCACGCCAACGGCATTCTCCGCCCGGCGAAGGGACAGGTGCGTCTGGAGGGCGCGCCGTTGGAGTATACCCGTCGTGGTCTGTTGCGTGTGCGTCGTCAGGTAGGACTGGTCTTTCAGAACCCCGATGATCAACTCTTCAGCGCCAGTGTTCTTCAGGACATCAGTTTTGGTCCGATGAACCTGGGGCTAAGCATCGCCGACGTGCGTCGCCGGGTGGCGGAAGCGGCTGACCTGTGCGGCATCAGCAACCTGCTCGACCGCCCGACCCATGCCCTGAGCGGCGGGCAGAAATCGCTGGTGGCGCTGGCGGGGGTGCTGGCGATGGCGCCGCGCGTTCTTCTGGTGGACGAAACAACATCCGGACTGGACCCGTGGATGCGCCATCAGATCTTTGCGATCTTTGATCGACTGGTTGAACAGGGTGTGACGGTGCTGCTCGCTACCCATGATCTCACCGTGGCGCGGCAATGGGCTGATACTGTTGTGGTGATGCACGAAGGGCGCGTGGTTGCATCCGCGCCGCCGATGCAGGTTTTCGCCGATCCCGATCTGCGGGCGTTGGTGGGCCCGGCGCTGCTGTAG
- a CDS encoding energy-coupling factor ABC transporter permease: MKPLHRWLPVVIGAALLIIFESRAAYAMHIMEGFLPPVWAGFWFIVVLPFWVLGLRRINRLIAGKPETRLLLGFAAAFAFVLSALKIPSVTGSSSHPTGTGLGTILFGPLVMSVLGSIVLLFQALLIAHGGLTTLGANAFSMAVVGPFVAWLIWKGLKDRAPIWLTVFLAAALADLFTYVVTSAQLALAYPDAVGGFAASFARFGAIFAVTQIPLAISEGILTVLIFNALQANAQTELQSLGVLKGAQA, from the coding sequence ATGAAACCACTGCACCGCTGGCTGCCGGTTGTCATCGGCGCTGCGCTGCTCATCATCTTCGAGTCGCGCGCGGCATATGCCATGCACATCATGGAAGGCTTTCTGCCCCCCGTCTGGGCAGGGTTCTGGTTCATCGTCGTTCTCCCATTCTGGGTGCTTGGTCTGCGCCGGATCAACCGCCTGATCGCCGGGAAGCCGGAGACACGCCTGTTGCTCGGATTTGCCGCCGCCTTCGCCTTCGTGTTGAGCGCGCTGAAGATACCAAGCGTCACCGGTTCGAGCAGTCACCCGACCGGCACTGGTCTGGGGACGATCCTGTTCGGTCCGCTGGTGATGAGTGTGCTGGGGAGCATCGTTCTTCTCTTCCAGGCGCTCCTGATCGCTCACGGCGGTCTGACAACGCTGGGCGCGAATGCGTTCAGTATGGCGGTCGTTGGTCCATTCGTGGCGTGGTTGATCTGGAAAGGGTTGAAGGATCGCGCACCAATCTGGCTGACGGTCTTTCTTGCGGCAGCGCTGGCGGATCTCTTCACCTATGTGGTCACGTCGGCGCAACTGGCGCTGGCATACCCCGACGCTGTCGGCGGATTTGCGGCATCGTTCGCCAGGTTCGGCGCGATCTTCGCCGTCACGCAGATTCCACTGGCGATCAGTGAGGGCATCCTGACGGTGCTGATCTTCAACGCATTGCAGGCGAACGCACAGACGGAACTACAATCGCTCGGCGTACTGAAAGGAGCGCAGGCATGA
- the cobN gene encoding cobaltochelatase subunit CobN, whose translation MAERLKRNMVQRIDGRMVNAGARRGMLIVCATGCCCGHTERGFAPVPTWRYHHEWERRKLRNQVHLSQGGCLGPCPLANVALLILDGRPYWFHSLNDEALVPVLYDYIEALLAADHDLAPPPALAPLMFNGFAWDGGGSLTQRHEPLPAMIGDGILVLSQADTDLLALEQARALLPDGFAPLRAAHVGRLADDTAVDRLLREALPGVAVVVARLHSASAFAYGLERLQEWAATTGGFLLCIPAVEALDPDLMARSTVGVPLALLVSAYFQYGGPANLASGLQCLSDHLLLSGWGYEAPVELPMHGVYTPTLSSCCADAPDDKRPVAGVLFYRAHLLSGNTAFIDTLITALHNQGMRVCAVYTQSLKDAAGGRGPEALRALTDAGPVDVVISTLSFALGETDPHPFATLDVPVIQALVSSTSRDEWLRNGRGLGPLDTAMNVAIPEFDGRIIGVPVAFKEQQGEAPARSVADEERMERLAGLARRLARLRHKPNAEKRIAFIFTNSSAKAQRIGNAVGLDAPASLMRILRAMQAAGYRTGDPPDSGDRLIADLIARCSYDETWLTTEQLIRAYRIPGAQYARWFADLPGALQDAMIRQWGQPPGAAYVHNGDLALAGLEYGNVFVALQPPRGYDMDPNAIYHRPDLPPPHNYYALYRWLRDEWQADAIVHLGKHGTLEWLPGKGVGLSATCFPDQFLGDLPLIYPFIINDPGEGTQAKRRAHAVIVDHLTPPMTSAGAYGDLVELAHLVDEYYRTEHLDPGKLPLLQRQIWEVLQRSHLDDDLRYIAQADHGDHRHEWDGSFLEDGTPTMLAEMEGREVAHLLEDIEGYLCELTGAQIRDGLHILGEMPAGEQLVELIYHLLRLPNLDAPSLPESVAAALGEDWNALRERPGARRERIEGASEDGAGAVFQTNADVIAHIEALSKELLRRLEALDWHSEAIERVIANIDRYSSSCRGAETPGYTMQSPPARAIPDLGTHYSGQPGARIAAALRYACDTLVPNLRRSAHDEIAHLLAALEGRFVPPGPGGAPTRGMAHVLPTGRNFYGVDPRALPSVAAWQTGEGLARDLIARYQREYGQIPESVGLSIWGTSAIRTAGDDLAQALALLGVRPRWQRENRRVVGIDIIPLEELGRPRVDVVCRISGFFRDAFPHLIALIDQAVQAVIALDEPPEMNFPRKHALETAQALQSAGKTVEEAQREAAYRIFSSKPGSYGAGILPLIDAQNWERDTDFARVYLAWGGYAYTACEQGTPAETAFAAALSKVQVATKNQDTREHDIFDSDDYLQFHGGMIATIRALTGKNPARYFGDSSDPARPRTRDLREEARRVFRARVTNPKWIASMQRHGYKGGLELAATVDYLFGYDATAEVLDDWMYEQVTERYLRDPGVQQWLEQVNPWALQAMAERLYEAIGRGMWANPSPEACATLEALLEQGDAWREGVERGSVERGGVER comes from the coding sequence ATGGCAGAACGGCTCAAACGCAACATGGTTCAGCGCATCGATGGGCGGATGGTCAATGCCGGCGCGCGCCGCGGCATGCTGATCGTCTGCGCAACCGGGTGCTGCTGTGGTCATACCGAACGCGGCTTCGCCCCCGTTCCAACCTGGCGCTACCACCATGAGTGGGAGCGCCGCAAACTGCGCAATCAGGTGCATTTGAGCCAGGGCGGATGTCTGGGTCCGTGCCCGCTTGCGAATGTCGCGCTCTTGATCCTCGATGGTCGCCCCTACTGGTTTCATTCGCTCAACGATGAGGCGCTCGTTCCCGTGCTCTACGATTACATCGAGGCGCTGCTCGCCGCCGACCATGATCTTGCGCCGCCGCCTGCGCTGGCGCCGCTGATGTTCAACGGTTTCGCCTGGGATGGCGGTGGTTCACTCACGCAACGCCACGAGCCGCTGCCAGCCATGATCGGCGATGGGATTCTGGTGCTCAGCCAGGCGGATACCGACCTCCTGGCGCTCGAACAGGCGCGTGCGCTGCTGCCCGATGGGTTTGCACCGCTGCGGGCGGCGCACGTCGGGCGCCTGGCGGATGACACGGCAGTTGATCGCCTCCTGCGCGAAGCCCTGCCAGGTGTGGCGGTCGTTGTCGCGCGTCTCCATAGCGCCAGCGCATTTGCGTATGGCCTGGAGCGACTCCAGGAGTGGGCTGCGACAACCGGCGGCTTTTTGCTCTGTATTCCCGCCGTCGAAGCGCTCGACCCGGATCTGATGGCGCGTTCGACGGTCGGCGTGCCGCTTGCGTTGCTCGTCAGCGCCTACTTCCAGTACGGCGGACCGGCGAACCTCGCCAGCGGGCTTCAGTGTCTCAGCGATCACCTCCTGCTGAGCGGGTGGGGGTATGAGGCGCCGGTGGAACTGCCGATGCACGGCGTCTACACACCGACCTTATCGTCGTGCTGCGCTGATGCGCCTGATGACAAACGTCCGGTTGCCGGAGTGCTCTTCTACCGGGCGCACCTGTTGAGCGGCAATACCGCATTTATCGACACGCTGATCACAGCGCTCCACAACCAGGGAATGCGCGTTTGCGCCGTATATACCCAATCGCTCAAGGATGCGGCTGGTGGTCGTGGTCCCGAAGCGCTGCGGGCGCTTACCGACGCGGGACCGGTGGACGTCGTGATCAGTACGCTGAGTTTTGCGCTTGGCGAAACCGATCCTCACCCCTTTGCGACCCTCGACGTTCCGGTGATCCAGGCGCTGGTGAGCAGCACATCACGCGACGAGTGGCTGCGCAACGGTCGGGGGCTTGGTCCGCTCGACACGGCGATGAATGTGGCGATCCCGGAGTTCGACGGGCGGATCATCGGTGTGCCGGTCGCATTCAAAGAGCAGCAAGGTGAAGCACCGGCGCGCTCGGTCGCCGACGAAGAGCGGATGGAGCGCCTCGCGGGGCTTGCCCGTCGCCTCGCGCGGCTGCGCCACAAACCGAACGCGGAGAAACGGATCGCCTTCATTTTTACCAACAGCAGCGCCAAAGCGCAGCGCATCGGCAACGCGGTCGGTCTTGACGCACCTGCTTCGCTGATGCGCATCCTCCGGGCAATGCAGGCTGCCGGTTACCGGACAGGCGATCCGCCCGATTCTGGCGACCGGTTGATTGCCGACCTGATTGCGCGCTGTTCCTACGATGAAACCTGGTTGACGACCGAACAACTGATCCGGGCGTACCGTATTCCCGGCGCGCAGTACGCACGCTGGTTCGCCGACCTGCCAGGTGCGCTCCAGGACGCGATGATCCGGCAGTGGGGTCAACCGCCGGGCGCGGCGTATGTCCACAACGGCGATCTGGCGCTTGCCGGGCTGGAGTACGGCAATGTGTTCGTGGCGCTGCAACCGCCGCGCGGTTACGACATGGATCCAAACGCGATCTACCATCGCCCTGATCTGCCGCCGCCGCACAATTACTACGCCCTCTACCGCTGGTTGCGCGATGAGTGGCAGGCGGATGCGATCGTGCATCTCGGCAAGCATGGCACGCTTGAATGGTTGCCGGGCAAAGGTGTGGGACTGAGCGCAACATGCTTCCCCGATCAGTTTCTCGGCGATCTGCCGCTCATCTATCCCTTCATCATCAATGACCCCGGCGAAGGGACGCAGGCGAAGCGCCGGGCGCACGCCGTCATTGTCGATCATCTGACCCCGCCGATGACCAGCGCCGGGGCGTATGGCGATCTGGTGGAACTGGCGCACCTGGTCGATGAATACTACCGCACCGAGCATCTCGATCCGGGGAAACTGCCGCTGCTCCAGCGCCAGATCTGGGAGGTGTTGCAGCGCTCGCACCTGGATGACGACCTGCGCTACATCGCGCAGGCAGACCATGGCGACCACCGGCACGAGTGGGACGGCAGTTTTCTCGAAGACGGCACGCCGACCATGCTGGCGGAGATGGAGGGGCGTGAGGTAGCGCATTTGCTGGAAGATATCGAGGGGTATCTGTGCGAACTCACCGGTGCTCAGATCCGCGATGGGTTGCACATTCTCGGCGAAATGCCAGCCGGTGAGCAGTTGGTGGAACTGATCTATCACCTGCTGCGTTTGCCGAACCTGGATGCCCCCAGTTTGCCGGAGAGCGTCGCCGCAGCGCTGGGCGAAGACTGGAACGCCCTGCGGGAGCGTCCCGGCGCGCGGCGGGAACGGATCGAGGGTGCGTCGGAAGACGGCGCCGGTGCAGTATTCCAGACGAATGCCGACGTGATTGCGCATATCGAGGCGTTGAGCAAAGAGTTGCTGCGACGTCTGGAAGCGCTCGACTGGCATTCTGAAGCGATTGAGCGGGTGATTGCAAATATAGACCGGTATTCGTCCTCATGCCGTGGGGCTGAAACCCCCGGCTATACAATGCAAAGCCCGCCTGCGCGGGCTATCCCCGATTTAGGGACTCACTATTCCGGTCAACCGGGCGCGCGCATCGCTGCGGCGTTGCGGTATGCGTGCGATACACTCGTGCCGAATCTGCGGCGGAGTGCGCATGATGAGATCGCGCACCTGCTCGCCGCTCTGGAGGGGCGTTTTGTGCCGCCGGGACCGGGCGGCGCGCCGACGCGCGGCATGGCGCATGTGCTGCCGACCGGACGCAACTTCTACGGCGTCGATCCGCGTGCGCTTCCCAGCGTCGCCGCGTGGCAGACTGGCGAGGGGTTGGCGCGTGACCTGATCGCCCGCTACCAACGCGAGTATGGGCAGATCCCCGAAAGTGTCGGGTTGAGCATCTGGGGAACGAGCGCCATTCGCACGGCAGGCGATGATCTTGCGCAGGCGCTGGCATTGCTTGGCGTGCGTCCGCGCTGGCAGCGCGAGAATCGGCGCGTGGTCGGGATCGACATCATACCGCTGGAAGAGTTGGGGCGTCCGCGCGTTGATGTGGTCTGCCGCATTTCCGGGTTCTTCCGCGACGCCTTTCCGCACCTGATCGCCCTGATCGATCAGGCGGTACAGGCGGTTATTGCGCTCGACGAGCCGCCGGAGATGAATTTCCCGCGCAAACATGCGCTGGAGACGGCGCAGGCGCTTCAGTCAGCCGGGAAGACGGTCGAGGAGGCGCAACGTGAAGCCGCCTACCGCATTTTCAGCAGCAAGCCGGGCAGTTACGGCGCTGGCATTCTGCCGCTGATCGATGCCCAGAATTGGGAGCGCGACACCGACTTCGCCCGCGTGTATCTTGCGTGGGGCGGGTATGCCTACACCGCCTGCGAGCAGGGAACTCCCGCCGAAACGGCGTTTGCTGCGGCGTTGAGCAAGGTTCAGGTTGCAACAAAAAACCAGGACACGCGCGAGCACGACATATTCGACAGCGATGACTATCTGCAATTTCACGGCGGGATGATCGCAACCATCCGCGCGCTTACGGGGAAGAATCCGGCGCGCTACTTTGGCGACAGCAGCGACCCGGCGCGTCCGCGCACCCGCGATCTGCGCGAGGAGGCGCGTCGCGTCTTCCGCGCGCGGGTGACGAACCCGAAGTGGATTGCCAGCATGCAACGCCACGGCTACAAAGGCGGACTGGAACTCGCCGCCACGGTCGATTATCTCTTCGGCTACGATGCGACTGCGGAGGTGCTCGATGACTGGATGTACGAGCAGGTGACTGAACGCTATCTGCGCGATCCGGGTGTACAACAATGGCTGGAACAGGTCAACCCCTGGGCGTTGCAGGCAATGGCTGAACGTCTGTACGAGGCGATCGGGCGTGGGATGTGGGCGAATCCGTCTCCCGAAGCCTGTGCAACCCTGGAGGCGCTTCTGGAGCAGGGTGATGCGTGGCGGGAGGGGGTTGAACGTGGCAGCGTTGAACGTGGCGGCGTTGAACGTTGA
- the cbiB gene encoding adenosylcobinamide-phosphate synthase CbiB: protein MYLSHRISHRSQTLLIALIADALLGDPPNAWHPVALMGRWMHLGERFAPQGATARLLWGGMWLTAGAAATGSVVALLPDHPVVRGLAASTLMAYRGLDRAVGEVQTALERGDLAEARRLLGWHLVSRPTADLRADEVAGAAIESLAENLSDSLVAPALALLVGGLPAIAVYRLSNTADAMWGYRNERYEYLGKTAARLDDALNLLPARLTAALIAAAAQIVCGRGMIAWQIARRDAGRTASPNAGWPMAAMAGALDTTLTKRGHYTLGSGSRLPDAAMIGEARRIARVVPLLLAGGVLLVTFSVQRYVQRYRVISQFSQRKASACPTPITPHFS from the coding sequence ATGTATCTATCACACCGAATATCACACCGAAGTCAAACGCTCCTGATTGCGCTGATTGCTGATGCGCTGCTTGGTGATCCGCCGAATGCCTGGCATCCGGTGGCGCTCATGGGGCGCTGGATGCATCTGGGTGAGCGGTTTGCCCCCCAGGGCGCAACGGCGCGTCTGCTGTGGGGTGGAATGTGGCTGACGGCGGGCGCGGCGGCAACCGGATCGGTCGTGGCGCTGCTGCCGGATCATCCGGTCGTGCGGGGACTGGCGGCCTCGACCCTGATGGCATACCGCGGGTTGGATCGGGCGGTCGGCGAGGTGCAAACCGCGCTGGAGCGCGGCGATCTGGCAGAAGCGCGGCGTCTGCTGGGATGGCACCTGGTGAGCCGTCCAACTGCCGATCTTCGCGCCGATGAAGTAGCAGGCGCGGCGATTGAGTCGCTGGCGGAAAACTTGAGCGATAGTCTGGTTGCACCGGCGCTGGCGCTCCTCGTCGGCGGGTTACCCGCCATCGCCGTCTATCGCCTGTCGAACACGGCTGATGCGATGTGGGGGTATCGGAACGAGCGCTACGAATACCTGGGCAAGACAGCGGCACGGCTCGATGACGCACTCAACCTGCTGCCAGCGCGTCTCACGGCGGCGCTCATTGCTGCGGCTGCGCAGATTGTGTGTGGACGGGGAATGATCGCGTGGCAGATTGCACGCCGTGACGCCGGGCGTACTGCGTCGCCGAATGCAGGGTGGCCTATGGCGGCGATGGCGGGGGCGCTCGACACGACCCTTACCAAACGCGGACACTACACCCTCGGAAGCGGATCCCGCCTGCCCGACGCTGCCATGATCGGCGAGGCGCGCCGGATTGCGCGCGTCGTGCCGCTGCTGCTGGCGGGCGGCGTTCTGCTAGTAACGTTCAGCGTTCAACGTTACGTTCAACGTTATAGAGTTATATCGCAGTTCTCACAGAGGAAGGCGTCAGCATGTCCAACTCCGATCACACCGCACTTCTCCTGA
- the cobT gene encoding nicotinate-nucleotide--dimethylbenzimidazole phosphoribosyltransferase, translating to MSLLSETIARIGPLDDAAAAAAQARQDVLTKPQGALGRLEALSVQIAGITGNQRPRLTNPAVIVMAADHGVARRGVSAYPSEVTAQMVLNFLNGGAAINVLARHVGARVIVVDMGVAANLPSHPELINRKMGMGTADFSVEPAMSRTQAQQAVEAGIACANDAIDAGVDILATGDMGIGNTTASSAVVAAITGRPVADVTGRGAGVDDAGLARKIAVIEQALALHRPDPNDGLDVLAKVGGFEIGGLAGVMLGAAARRVPVVIDGFISGAAALIAWTLAPAVQPYLIAAHRSVERGHEAVFTRLDLVPLFDLGMRLGEGTGAVLGMSLCQAACKILDEMATFGEAGVSGKVEN from the coding sequence ATGAGTCTGCTGTCCGAAACAATCGCACGGATCGGTCCACTCGATGATGCTGCGGCAGCGGCGGCGCAGGCGCGGCAGGATGTGCTGACCAAGCCGCAGGGTGCGCTGGGGCGCCTGGAGGCGTTGTCGGTCCAGATTGCGGGGATCACCGGCAACCAGCGTCCGCGGTTGACCAACCCGGCAGTCATTGTGATGGCTGCCGATCATGGCGTTGCGCGTCGTGGGGTGAGCGCGTATCCGTCAGAAGTCACGGCGCAGATGGTGTTGAACTTCCTCAACGGCGGCGCGGCGATCAATGTGCTTGCCCGTCACGTCGGCGCGCGTGTGATTGTGGTGGATATGGGAGTCGCGGCCAACCTGCCGTCGCATCCTGAACTGATCAACCGCAAAATGGGCATGGGCACGGCGGATTTCTCGGTCGAACCGGCAATGAGCCGCACACAGGCGCAACAGGCGGTCGAGGCTGGCATCGCATGCGCAAATGACGCCATCGATGCTGGCGTTGATATTCTGGCAACCGGCGATATGGGCATTGGCAACACGACTGCATCGAGCGCGGTCGTTGCCGCAATCACCGGTCGTCCGGTCGCCGATGTCACCGGGCGCGGCGCCGGCGTCGATGATGCCGGTCTTGCGCGCAAGATCGCGGTGATCGAGCAGGCGCTGGCGCTCCACCGCCCCGACCCGAACGATGGACTGGACGTGCTGGCGAAGGTCGGCGGTTTTGAGATCGGCGGGTTGGCGGGGGTCATGCTGGGTGCTGCGGCGCGGCGCGTGCCGGTCGTCATCGATGGGTTCATCTCCGGGGCGGCGGCGCTCATCGCCTGGACGCTGGCGCCAGCGGTGCAACCATACCTGATCGCTGCACACCGTTCGGTCGAACGGGGGCATGAAGCGGTCTTCACCCGTCTCGATCTCGTGCCGCTCTTCGACCTTGGGATGCGTCTCGGCGAAGGGACTGGCGCGGTGCTTGGCATGTCGCTCTGCCAGGCAGCGTGCAAGATTCTCGACGAGATGGCGACATTCGGCGAGGCGGGGGTGTCGGGGAAGGTGGAGAACTGA
- the cbiQ gene encoding cobalt ECF transporter T component CbiQ, producing the protein MRVIDRYAFGNALRDVDPSQKGALALLAIILCLALDHPAVGILTLIWMLALTTWRARTPLRVSGSVLLTEGAFLSLSVAGIALSIAGGKPEAPVFAWQFGPVWVSATHESLMLALHVLTRALGSAAALNFLILTTPLIDLIEMLRRMRLPEGLIDIMALTYRAIFVLLDSLERMATAQDARLGYHTPRTAMRSAALIGSCLFLDAYRRSQQIQTALESRGLDGSLRVLPLDYRRDPRMWQIGVGLTLSLVLVRMIA; encoded by the coding sequence ATGCGTGTCATTGATCGGTATGCGTTCGGGAATGCATTGCGCGATGTTGATCCGTCGCAGAAAGGCGCGCTGGCGTTGCTGGCGATCATCCTGTGCCTGGCGCTGGATCATCCTGCGGTCGGCATACTCACGTTGATCTGGATGCTGGCGCTCACAACGTGGCGGGCGCGCACGCCGCTGCGCGTGTCTGGCAGCGTGCTGCTGACTGAAGGCGCCTTTCTGAGTCTGTCGGTCGCCGGCATCGCCCTGAGCATTGCTGGCGGCAAGCCGGAAGCGCCGGTTTTTGCCTGGCAATTCGGTCCGGTCTGGGTAAGTGCCACGCACGAGTCGCTGATGCTGGCTCTGCATGTTCTGACACGCGCCCTGGGGTCGGCAGCCGCGCTCAATTTTCTGATCCTGACGACGCCGCTGATCGATCTGATCGAGATGCTTCGGCGCATGCGGCTGCCGGAAGGGTTGATCGACATCATGGCGCTTACCTACCGTGCGATCTTTGTTCTGCTGGACAGTCTGGAGCGGATGGCGACAGCGCAGGATGCGCGCCTGGGGTATCACACGCCGCGCACGGCGATGCGTAGCGCAGCGTTGATCGGCAGTTGTCTGTTCCTTGATGCCTACCGGCGCAGCCAACAGATTCAGACGGCGCTGGAAAGTCGGGGGCTTGATGGTTCATTGCGGGTTCTGCCGCTCGATTATCGGCGTGATCCGCGTATGTGGCAGATCGGCGTCGGTCTGACGCTCAGCCTGGTGCTGGTGAGAATGATTGCATGA
- a CDS encoding sirohydrochlorin chelatase: MSNSDHTALLLIGHGTDDPDGLAEYRQMATLVGERLNTVVQPCFLELADPPIAHAIDDCVRAGFRRIVALPLLLGAAGHQKNDIPVALNQARARYPDLDIRYGAPLGVQYTMLQAVADRTEAAYASVAATIPREKTALALIGRGSSDPDSNSDVARMARLLWEGRGFGWVEYGFYSVTRPDVATTIRHCVALGADQIIVIPYLLFTGRIHQRITQQVDMARQQYPAIRILLAHHLGLHDGVVRAIVQRYEEALDGRATVNCDLCKYRRLMQGFEDEYGQPQTSDHHHGLRGTASNLPPGLAAILPPRYRNGAPVSAAPMGAAPLIYNDDGRVAWDRVWGRDDPNSPFCELALAGGPPHRGTLLEPVHPESVTANPEQYRDVVAELARGLRMVTGLPVVTDGAPGWIGIVCDSEEMAIWLLRAIVVENVSVRREGTTLYLPAGPDFRLDGEIKNIITAIAKTYHYWKEHVLG, encoded by the coding sequence ATGTCCAACTCCGATCACACCGCACTTCTCCTGATCGGTCACGGCACCGACGATCCCGATGGTCTGGCAGAGTATCGCCAGATGGCGACGCTGGTTGGCGAGCGGTTGAACACCGTGGTTCAACCATGTTTTCTTGAACTTGCCGATCCGCCGATTGCACACGCAATCGACGATTGTGTGCGCGCAGGGTTCCGGCGAATTGTTGCTTTGCCGTTACTCCTCGGCGCCGCCGGTCACCAGAAGAACGACATTCCGGTGGCGCTCAATCAGGCGCGCGCGCGTTATCCAGACCTCGACATCCGCTATGGGGCGCCGCTGGGCGTTCAGTACACGATGCTCCAGGCAGTGGCAGATCGAACCGAAGCGGCGTATGCGTCTGTCGCCGCAACCATTCCCCGCGAAAAGACAGCGCTGGCGCTTATCGGGCGCGGGAGCAGCGACCCGGACAGCAACTCCGATGTTGCGCGCATGGCGCGTCTGCTGTGGGAAGGGCGCGGATTTGGGTGGGTTGAGTACGGTTTCTACAGCGTCACCCGCCCCGACGTTGCAACCACCATCCGGCACTGCGTTGCGCTGGGAGCGGATCAGATCATCGTCATTCCCTACCTGCTCTTCACCGGGCGCATTCATCAACGCATCACGCAGCAGGTTGACATGGCGCGGCAACAGTATCCAGCGATACGCATCCTGCTGGCGCACCATCTGGGGTTGCACGACGGTGTTGTGCGCGCCATTGTGCAGCGTTACGAAGAAGCGCTTGATGGCAGGGCGACGGTCAACTGCGACCTGTGCAAGTATCGTCGGTTGATGCAGGGGTTCGAGGACGAGTACGGTCAACCGCAAACGAGCGACCATCACCACGGCTTGCGAGGAACAGCGAGCAACCTTCCACCGGGACTCGCCGCAATCCTCCCGCCGCGCTACCGGAATGGCGCGCCGGTAAGCGCCGCACCGATGGGCGCGGCGCCGCTCATCTATAATGACGATGGGCGGGTGGCATGGGATCGCGTATGGGGTAGGGACGATCCGAACAGTCCATTCTGTGAACTGGCGCTGGCAGGCGGTCCACCGCACCGTGGCACACTCCTGGAGCCGGTTCATCCCGAATCGGTGACTGCCAATCCGGAACAGTACCGGGACGTTGTCGCAGAACTCGCCCGTGGTCTGCGGATGGTCACCGGGTTGCCTGTCGTGACCGATGGCGCGCCTGGATGGATCGGGATTGTCTGCGACAGCGAAGAGATGGCGATCTGGTTGCTGCGGGCGATTGTTGTCGAAAATGTGAGTGTGCGCCGTGAAGGAACGACTCTCTATCTCCCTGCCGGACCCGACTTCCGGCTGGACGGGGAGATCAAGAACATTATCACTGCTATCGCCAAGACATACCACTACTGGAAAGAGCATGTTCTGGGATGA